The Rhododendron vialii isolate Sample 1 chromosome 5a, ASM3025357v1 genome contains a region encoding:
- the LOC131327263 gene encoding lysine-specific demethylase JMJ25-like isoform X1 has protein sequence MRGKDRGENSDTGIGRSTRARVMVNVSGYGDEEDDEGSRKKGRRRRRKSNGVGRVPKKKGGNDEEARDGGGKTDEQGNLIEAKKKGSDEEEDGNSDPANGSGTTSQFGRKVSRASREEKEDTKRHRAGSKTDEQGVFIESNMCHQCQRNDKGRVVRCTSCKTKRYCVPCMNTWYPKMTEEDFANACPVCQYKCNCKSCLRLEVPFKFLKKSDLVLEDEEKIQHARYILQTLLPFLKDFHREQLREKEIEAKIQDLSLSDTKVQIADCPEDERAYCDNCQTSIVDFHRSCPHCYYDLCLICCREFRDGNLRGGEEEVVMKYIDHGLSYLHGGNDKEKSVTRKSCRRKIGKDKNLECRQKSGEDLEGRQKSGKDLEGSQKSCEDLEGSHLPSLRKTETSDIPAGPSSMDDVKLTFEWKANENGSIPCPPVRMGGCGCGNLKLKCLYREDWVARLLMKVEEIANSNDLTDGPESSSLVCRCSNEAGEIDVFNNNLRKASSRENSADNYLFCPAARDIQCEDLKHFQWHWRKGEPVIVSDVLGTTSGLSWDPMVMWRAFRQIKNVKYGQLLDVTALNCLDWCEVEVNVHKFFRGYLGGLSDGEGWPQILKLKAWPPSSLFEERLPRHNAEFISCLPFKHYSHPCDGFLNLATKLPKHSLTPDLGPKTYIAYGVVQELGRGDSVTKLHCDMSDAVNVLTHTAAVMLNPENNATIEKLKQQHIAQDQREIFQNGQILDPTVEEKCVPSCMENHVSISSEIELDTTFTAELFDSHDNPKGCEVTIVDAACQQHVQNGTSVLKDQEYTSGSKVEDFGGVKEEAKDASICSTYSRSKISLRGRKRKSGTSYPGLARKRKKGSAEFAVSESLIGENTFTGERMEGNGEMELRESKAEMGPAVQQSISEASDTTEKAKGDCDEVVDCCGVAYFGKDFEGLEDADGGAVWDIFRRQDVPKLQEYLRRHFREFRHFHCCPLQQVVHPIHDQTFYLTLEHKRRLKEEYGIEPWTFVQKLGDAVFIPAGCPHQFRNLKSCIKVALDFVSPENVQECIRLTEEFRILPKNHRAKEDKLEVKKMSLHAMKEAVKILSGSPITEEVNHQKEEKKEVKKNGRKKRTRARKL, from the exons ATGAGAGGGAAAGACCGAGGGGAGAACAGCGATACGGGGATAGGGAGGTCTACTAGGGCTAGGGTTATGGTTAATGTATCAGGATATGGCGATGAAGAGGATGATGAGGGGAGTAGGAAGAAGGGAAGGCGGAGGAGAAGGAAGTCGAATGGCGTGGGTAGGGTTCCGAAAAAGAAAGGGGGAAACGATGAGGAAGCCCGGGATGGTGGTGGGAAGACGGATGAACAA GGGAATTTGATAGAggcaaaaaagaaaggaagtgaTGAGGAAGAGGATGGTAACTCTGATCCTGCAAATGGGAGTGGCACAACGAGTCAGTTTGGtcgcaaggtttcaagagcttcaagggaagaaaaggaagataCCAAGCGACACAGGGCTGGTTCGAAGACTGATGAACAA GGGGTTTTCATAGAGTCAAATATGTGTCATCAGTGCCAGAGGAATGACAAAGGAAGGGTTGTTCGGTGCACCAGTTGCAAGACAAAGAGATATTGTGTTCCCTGCATGAATACATG GTATCCGAAGATGACGGAGGAGGATTTTGCCAATGCTTGTCCTGTTTGTCAATACAAGTGCAATTGCAAGTCTTGCTTGCGTTTGGAAGTGCCATTCAAA TTCCTGAAGAAGTCAGATCTGGTGCTTGAGGATGAAGAAAAAATTCAGCACGCCAGATACATTTTACAGACACTACTTCCATTTCTCAAAGATTTCCACAGGGAACAATTGAGGGAGAAGGAGATTGAGGCTAAGATTCAAG ATTTATCATTGTCAGACACGAAGGTACAAATTGCTGACTGCCCTGAAGATGAGCGTGCCTATTG CGACAATTGCCAAACTTCTATCGTTGACTTTCACAGAAGCTGTCCACACTGTTATTATGACCTGTGCCTTATTTGTTGCCGGGAGTTCCGTGATGGCAACCTACGGGGAGGTGAGGAGGAAGTTGTCATGAAGTACATTGACCATGGACTGTCTTACTTGCATGGTGGGAATGATAAAGAGAAGAGTGTTACGCGGAAGAGTTGTAGGCGGAAGATTGGCAAAGACAAAAACCTTGAGTGTAGGCAGAAGAGCGGTGAGGACCTTGAGGGTAGGCAGAAAAGCGGTAAGGACCTTGAGGGTAGCCAGAAGAGTTGTGAGGACCTTGAGGGTAGCCATTTGCCGTCTTTAAGGAAAACAGAAACTTCAGATATACCTGCCGGGCCGAGCAGCATGGACGATGTTAAGTTAACATTTGAGTGGAAAGCCAATGAAAATGGTAGCATTCCTTGTCCTCCAGTAAGGATGGGTGGTTGCGGTTGTGGAAACTTGAAATTGAAGTGTCTGTATCGAGAAGATTGGGTCGCTCGGTTGTTGATGAAGGTAGAAGAGATCGCTAACTCAAATGACCTTACTGATGGGCCTGAAAGCTCTTCACTAGTGTGCCGCTGTTCCAATGAGGCGGGTGAAATTGACGTGTTTAATAACAATTTAAGGAAAGCATCTTCTCGAGAAAATTCTGCTGACAACTATTTGTTCTGTCCAGCTGCCAGAGATATCCAATGCGAGGATTTGAAACATTTCCAGTGGCATTGGCGTAAAGGTGAGCCTGTGATTGTCAGCGACGTGCTTGGAACTACTTCTGGTTTGAGCTGGGATCCGATGGTTATGTGGCGTGCGTTCCGTCAGATAAAAAATGTCAAATATGGCCAGCTTTTAGATGTGACTGCCCTTAATTGTTTGGATTGGTGCGAG GTTGAGGttaatgtccataaattttttcGAGGCTACCTAGGGGGTTTATCTGATGGTGAAGGGTGGCCTCAGATTCTTAAGTTGAAAGCCTGGCCCCCGTCGAGCTTATTTGAGGAACGATTGCCTCGACATAATGCTGAGTTCATCAGTTGCTTGCCTTTTAAACACTATTCACATCCTTGCGATGGCTTTCTAAATCTCGCCACAAAGTTACCCAAGCATTCTTTGACGCCAGATTTGGGACCAAAGACGTATATTGCCTATGGAGTTGTTCAGGAGCTGGGTCGTGGGGACTCTGTCACCAAGCTTCACTGCGATATGTCCGACGCG GTGAATGTCTTAACGCATACTGCAGCAGTGATGCTTAATCCGGAAAATAATGCCACAATTGAGAAGTTAAAGCAACAACATATTGCCCAGGATCAAAgggaaatttttcaaaatggtcaGATATTGGACCCAACAGTTGAGGAGAAGTGTGTGCCATCATGTATGGAGAACCATGTTTCAATTTCCTCCGAAATTGAGTTGGATACAACTTTTACTGCTGAATTATTTGATAGTCATGATAACCCGAAGGGTTGTGAAGTTACTATTGTTGATGCAGCTTGCCAGCAACATGTGCAAAATGGTACATCTGTGCTAAAGGACCAAGAGTATACATCAGGATCAAAGGTAGAAGATTTTGGGGGTGTGAAGGAAGAAGCCAAAGACGCTAGTATTTGTTCTACCTACTCAAGGAGCAAGATAAGTCTACGTGGTAGAAAGAGGAAGAGTGGAACATCTTATCCAGGTTTGGCGAGGAAGCGTAAGAAGGGAAGTGCTGAATTTGCTGTTTCAGAATCTCTAATAGGGGAAAATACTTTCACTGGTGAAAGAATGGAAGGAAATGGTGAAATGGAATTGAGAGAGAGTAAGGCTGAGATGGGTCCTGCTGTCCAGCAAAGCATATCTGAAGCTTCTGACACAACTGAAAAGGCAAAAGGGGATTGTGATGAAGTTGTGGATTGCTGTGGGGTGGCATATTTTGGAAAGGATTTCGAAGGATTGGAAGATGCAGATGGAGGTGCTGTTTGGGATATCTTCCGACGACAAGATGTTCCCAAGTTACAGGAATATCTTAGGAGACACTTCAGGGAGTTCAGGCATTTTCATTGTTGTCCATTGCAGCAG GTTGTGCACCCAATTCATGACCAAACATTTTATTTGACTCTGGAACACAAAAGGAGGCTCAAGGAGGAATATG GGATTGAGCCGTGGACTTTTGTGCAAAAACTTGGAGATGCAGTCTTTATTCCAGCTGGCTGTCCGCATCAATTTAGAAATCTGAAG
- the LOC131327263 gene encoding lysine-specific demethylase JMJ25-like isoform X2, giving the protein MRGKDRGENSDTGIGRSTRARVMVNVSGYGDEEDDEGSRKKGRRRRRKSNGVGRVPKKKGGNDEEARDGGGKTDEQGNLIEAKKKGSDEEEDGNSDPANGSGTTSQFGRKVSRASREEKEDTKRHRAGSKTDEQGVFIESNMCHQCQRNDKGRVVRCTSCKTKRYCVPCMNTWYPKMTEEDFANACPVCQYKCNCKSCLRLEVPFKFLKKSDLVLEDEEKIQHARYILQTLLPFLKDFHREQLREKEIEAKIQDLSLSDTKVQIADCPEDERAYCDNCQTSIVDFHRSCPHCYYDLCLICCREFRDGNLRGGEEEVVMKYIDHGLSYLHGGNDKEKSVTRKSCRRKIGKDKNLECRQKSGEDLEGRQKSGKDLEGSQKSCEDLEGSHLPSLRKTETSDIPAGPSSMDDVKLTFEWKANENGSIPCPPVRMGGCGCGNLKLKCLYREDWVARLLMKVEEIANSNDLTDGPESSSLVCRCSNEAGEIDVFNNNLRKASSRENSADNYLFCPAARDIQCEDLKHFQWHWRKGEPVIVSDVLGTTSGLSWDPMVMWRAFRQIKNVKYGQLLDVTALNCLDWCEVEVNVHKFFRGYLGGLSDGEGWPQILKLKAWPPSSLFEERLPRHNAEFISCLPFKHYSHPCDGFLNLATKLPKHSLTPDLGPKTYIAYGVVQELGRGDSVTKLHCDMSDAVNVLTHTAAVMLNPENNATIEKLKQQHIAQDQREIFQNGQILDPTVEEKCVPSCMENHVSISSEIELDTTFTAELFDSHDNPKGCEVTIVDAACQQHVQNGTSVLKDQEYTSGSKVEDFGGVKEEAKDASICSTYSRSKISLRGRKRKSGTSYPGLARKRKKGSAEFAVSESLIGENTFTGERMEGNGEMELRESKAEMGPAVQQSISEASDTTEKAKGDCDEVVDCCGVAYFGKDFEGLEDADGGAVWDIFRRQDVPKLQEYLRRHFREFRHFHCCPLQQVVHPIHDQTFYLTLEHKRRLKEEYGIEPWTFVQKLGDAVFIPAGCPHQFRNLKSCIKVALDFVSPENVQECIRLTEEFRILPKNHRAKEDKLEVKKMSLHAMKEAVKILSGRKGNG; this is encoded by the exons ATGAGAGGGAAAGACCGAGGGGAGAACAGCGATACGGGGATAGGGAGGTCTACTAGGGCTAGGGTTATGGTTAATGTATCAGGATATGGCGATGAAGAGGATGATGAGGGGAGTAGGAAGAAGGGAAGGCGGAGGAGAAGGAAGTCGAATGGCGTGGGTAGGGTTCCGAAAAAGAAAGGGGGAAACGATGAGGAAGCCCGGGATGGTGGTGGGAAGACGGATGAACAA GGGAATTTGATAGAggcaaaaaagaaaggaagtgaTGAGGAAGAGGATGGTAACTCTGATCCTGCAAATGGGAGTGGCACAACGAGTCAGTTTGGtcgcaaggtttcaagagcttcaagggaagaaaaggaagataCCAAGCGACACAGGGCTGGTTCGAAGACTGATGAACAA GGGGTTTTCATAGAGTCAAATATGTGTCATCAGTGCCAGAGGAATGACAAAGGAAGGGTTGTTCGGTGCACCAGTTGCAAGACAAAGAGATATTGTGTTCCCTGCATGAATACATG GTATCCGAAGATGACGGAGGAGGATTTTGCCAATGCTTGTCCTGTTTGTCAATACAAGTGCAATTGCAAGTCTTGCTTGCGTTTGGAAGTGCCATTCAAA TTCCTGAAGAAGTCAGATCTGGTGCTTGAGGATGAAGAAAAAATTCAGCACGCCAGATACATTTTACAGACACTACTTCCATTTCTCAAAGATTTCCACAGGGAACAATTGAGGGAGAAGGAGATTGAGGCTAAGATTCAAG ATTTATCATTGTCAGACACGAAGGTACAAATTGCTGACTGCCCTGAAGATGAGCGTGCCTATTG CGACAATTGCCAAACTTCTATCGTTGACTTTCACAGAAGCTGTCCACACTGTTATTATGACCTGTGCCTTATTTGTTGCCGGGAGTTCCGTGATGGCAACCTACGGGGAGGTGAGGAGGAAGTTGTCATGAAGTACATTGACCATGGACTGTCTTACTTGCATGGTGGGAATGATAAAGAGAAGAGTGTTACGCGGAAGAGTTGTAGGCGGAAGATTGGCAAAGACAAAAACCTTGAGTGTAGGCAGAAGAGCGGTGAGGACCTTGAGGGTAGGCAGAAAAGCGGTAAGGACCTTGAGGGTAGCCAGAAGAGTTGTGAGGACCTTGAGGGTAGCCATTTGCCGTCTTTAAGGAAAACAGAAACTTCAGATATACCTGCCGGGCCGAGCAGCATGGACGATGTTAAGTTAACATTTGAGTGGAAAGCCAATGAAAATGGTAGCATTCCTTGTCCTCCAGTAAGGATGGGTGGTTGCGGTTGTGGAAACTTGAAATTGAAGTGTCTGTATCGAGAAGATTGGGTCGCTCGGTTGTTGATGAAGGTAGAAGAGATCGCTAACTCAAATGACCTTACTGATGGGCCTGAAAGCTCTTCACTAGTGTGCCGCTGTTCCAATGAGGCGGGTGAAATTGACGTGTTTAATAACAATTTAAGGAAAGCATCTTCTCGAGAAAATTCTGCTGACAACTATTTGTTCTGTCCAGCTGCCAGAGATATCCAATGCGAGGATTTGAAACATTTCCAGTGGCATTGGCGTAAAGGTGAGCCTGTGATTGTCAGCGACGTGCTTGGAACTACTTCTGGTTTGAGCTGGGATCCGATGGTTATGTGGCGTGCGTTCCGTCAGATAAAAAATGTCAAATATGGCCAGCTTTTAGATGTGACTGCCCTTAATTGTTTGGATTGGTGCGAG GTTGAGGttaatgtccataaattttttcGAGGCTACCTAGGGGGTTTATCTGATGGTGAAGGGTGGCCTCAGATTCTTAAGTTGAAAGCCTGGCCCCCGTCGAGCTTATTTGAGGAACGATTGCCTCGACATAATGCTGAGTTCATCAGTTGCTTGCCTTTTAAACACTATTCACATCCTTGCGATGGCTTTCTAAATCTCGCCACAAAGTTACCCAAGCATTCTTTGACGCCAGATTTGGGACCAAAGACGTATATTGCCTATGGAGTTGTTCAGGAGCTGGGTCGTGGGGACTCTGTCACCAAGCTTCACTGCGATATGTCCGACGCG GTGAATGTCTTAACGCATACTGCAGCAGTGATGCTTAATCCGGAAAATAATGCCACAATTGAGAAGTTAAAGCAACAACATATTGCCCAGGATCAAAgggaaatttttcaaaatggtcaGATATTGGACCCAACAGTTGAGGAGAAGTGTGTGCCATCATGTATGGAGAACCATGTTTCAATTTCCTCCGAAATTGAGTTGGATACAACTTTTACTGCTGAATTATTTGATAGTCATGATAACCCGAAGGGTTGTGAAGTTACTATTGTTGATGCAGCTTGCCAGCAACATGTGCAAAATGGTACATCTGTGCTAAAGGACCAAGAGTATACATCAGGATCAAAGGTAGAAGATTTTGGGGGTGTGAAGGAAGAAGCCAAAGACGCTAGTATTTGTTCTACCTACTCAAGGAGCAAGATAAGTCTACGTGGTAGAAAGAGGAAGAGTGGAACATCTTATCCAGGTTTGGCGAGGAAGCGTAAGAAGGGAAGTGCTGAATTTGCTGTTTCAGAATCTCTAATAGGGGAAAATACTTTCACTGGTGAAAGAATGGAAGGAAATGGTGAAATGGAATTGAGAGAGAGTAAGGCTGAGATGGGTCCTGCTGTCCAGCAAAGCATATCTGAAGCTTCTGACACAACTGAAAAGGCAAAAGGGGATTGTGATGAAGTTGTGGATTGCTGTGGGGTGGCATATTTTGGAAAGGATTTCGAAGGATTGGAAGATGCAGATGGAGGTGCTGTTTGGGATATCTTCCGACGACAAGATGTTCCCAAGTTACAGGAATATCTTAGGAGACACTTCAGGGAGTTCAGGCATTTTCATTGTTGTCCATTGCAGCAG GTTGTGCACCCAATTCATGACCAAACATTTTATTTGACTCTGGAACACAAAAGGAGGCTCAAGGAGGAATATG GGATTGAGCCGTGGACTTTTGTGCAAAAACTTGGAGATGCAGTCTTTATTCCAGCTGGCTGTCCGCATCAATTTAGAAATCTGAAG
- the LOC131327263 gene encoding lysine-specific demethylase JMJ25-like isoform X3 — MRGKDRGENSDTGIGRSTRARVMVNVSGYGDEEDDEGSRKKGRRRRRKSNGVGRVPKKKGGNDEEARDGGGKTDEQGNLIEAKKKGSDEEEDGNSDPANGSGTTSQFGRKVSRASREEKEDTKRHRAGSKTDEQGVFIESNMCHQCQRNDKGRVVRCTSCKTKRYCVPCMNTWYPKMTEEDFANACPVCQYKCNCKSCLRLEVPFKFLKKSDLVLEDEEKIQHARYILQTLLPFLKDFHREQLREKEIEAKIQDLSLSDTKVQIADCPEDERAYCDNCQTSIVDFHRSCPHCYYDLCLICCREFRDGNLRGGEEEVVMKYIDHGLSYLHGGNDKEKSVTRKSCRRKIGKDKNLECRQKSGEDLEGRQKSGKDLEGSQKSCEDLEGSHLPSLRKTETSDIPAGPSSMDDVKLTFEWKANENGSIPCPPVRMGGCGCGNLKLKCLYREDWVARLLMKVEEIANSNDLTDGPESSSLVCRCSNEAGEIDVFNNNLRKASSRENSADNYLFCPAARDIQCEDLKHFQWHWRKGEPVIVSDVLGTTSGLSWDPMVMWRAFRQIKNVKYGQLLDVTALNCLDWCEVEVNVHKFFRGYLGGLSDGEGWPQILKLKAWPPSSLFEERLPRHNAEFISCLPFKHYSHPCDGFLNLATKLPKHSLTPDLGPKTYIAYGVVQELGRGDSVTKLHCDMSDAVNVLTHTAAVMLNPENNATIEKLKQQHIAQDQREIFQNGQILDPTVEEKCVPSCMENHVSISSEIELDTTFTAELFDSHDNPKGCEVTIVDAACQQHVQNGTSVLKDQEYTSGSKVEDFGGVKEEAKDASICSTYSRSKISLRGRKRKSGTSYPGLARKRKKGSAEFAVSESLIGENTFTGERMEGNGEMELRESKAEMGPAVQQSISEASDTTEKAKGDCDEVVDCCGVAYFGKDFEGLEDADGGAVWDIFRRQDVPKLQEYLRRHFREFRHFHCCPLQQVVHPIHDQTFYLTLEHKRRLKEEYGIEPWTFVQKLGDAVFIPAGCPHQFRNLKSCIKVALDFVSPENVQECIRLTEEFRILPKNHRAKEDKLEVKKMSLHAMKEAVKILSGS; from the exons ATGAGAGGGAAAGACCGAGGGGAGAACAGCGATACGGGGATAGGGAGGTCTACTAGGGCTAGGGTTATGGTTAATGTATCAGGATATGGCGATGAAGAGGATGATGAGGGGAGTAGGAAGAAGGGAAGGCGGAGGAGAAGGAAGTCGAATGGCGTGGGTAGGGTTCCGAAAAAGAAAGGGGGAAACGATGAGGAAGCCCGGGATGGTGGTGGGAAGACGGATGAACAA GGGAATTTGATAGAggcaaaaaagaaaggaagtgaTGAGGAAGAGGATGGTAACTCTGATCCTGCAAATGGGAGTGGCACAACGAGTCAGTTTGGtcgcaaggtttcaagagcttcaagggaagaaaaggaagataCCAAGCGACACAGGGCTGGTTCGAAGACTGATGAACAA GGGGTTTTCATAGAGTCAAATATGTGTCATCAGTGCCAGAGGAATGACAAAGGAAGGGTTGTTCGGTGCACCAGTTGCAAGACAAAGAGATATTGTGTTCCCTGCATGAATACATG GTATCCGAAGATGACGGAGGAGGATTTTGCCAATGCTTGTCCTGTTTGTCAATACAAGTGCAATTGCAAGTCTTGCTTGCGTTTGGAAGTGCCATTCAAA TTCCTGAAGAAGTCAGATCTGGTGCTTGAGGATGAAGAAAAAATTCAGCACGCCAGATACATTTTACAGACACTACTTCCATTTCTCAAAGATTTCCACAGGGAACAATTGAGGGAGAAGGAGATTGAGGCTAAGATTCAAG ATTTATCATTGTCAGACACGAAGGTACAAATTGCTGACTGCCCTGAAGATGAGCGTGCCTATTG CGACAATTGCCAAACTTCTATCGTTGACTTTCACAGAAGCTGTCCACACTGTTATTATGACCTGTGCCTTATTTGTTGCCGGGAGTTCCGTGATGGCAACCTACGGGGAGGTGAGGAGGAAGTTGTCATGAAGTACATTGACCATGGACTGTCTTACTTGCATGGTGGGAATGATAAAGAGAAGAGTGTTACGCGGAAGAGTTGTAGGCGGAAGATTGGCAAAGACAAAAACCTTGAGTGTAGGCAGAAGAGCGGTGAGGACCTTGAGGGTAGGCAGAAAAGCGGTAAGGACCTTGAGGGTAGCCAGAAGAGTTGTGAGGACCTTGAGGGTAGCCATTTGCCGTCTTTAAGGAAAACAGAAACTTCAGATATACCTGCCGGGCCGAGCAGCATGGACGATGTTAAGTTAACATTTGAGTGGAAAGCCAATGAAAATGGTAGCATTCCTTGTCCTCCAGTAAGGATGGGTGGTTGCGGTTGTGGAAACTTGAAATTGAAGTGTCTGTATCGAGAAGATTGGGTCGCTCGGTTGTTGATGAAGGTAGAAGAGATCGCTAACTCAAATGACCTTACTGATGGGCCTGAAAGCTCTTCACTAGTGTGCCGCTGTTCCAATGAGGCGGGTGAAATTGACGTGTTTAATAACAATTTAAGGAAAGCATCTTCTCGAGAAAATTCTGCTGACAACTATTTGTTCTGTCCAGCTGCCAGAGATATCCAATGCGAGGATTTGAAACATTTCCAGTGGCATTGGCGTAAAGGTGAGCCTGTGATTGTCAGCGACGTGCTTGGAACTACTTCTGGTTTGAGCTGGGATCCGATGGTTATGTGGCGTGCGTTCCGTCAGATAAAAAATGTCAAATATGGCCAGCTTTTAGATGTGACTGCCCTTAATTGTTTGGATTGGTGCGAG GTTGAGGttaatgtccataaattttttcGAGGCTACCTAGGGGGTTTATCTGATGGTGAAGGGTGGCCTCAGATTCTTAAGTTGAAAGCCTGGCCCCCGTCGAGCTTATTTGAGGAACGATTGCCTCGACATAATGCTGAGTTCATCAGTTGCTTGCCTTTTAAACACTATTCACATCCTTGCGATGGCTTTCTAAATCTCGCCACAAAGTTACCCAAGCATTCTTTGACGCCAGATTTGGGACCAAAGACGTATATTGCCTATGGAGTTGTTCAGGAGCTGGGTCGTGGGGACTCTGTCACCAAGCTTCACTGCGATATGTCCGACGCG GTGAATGTCTTAACGCATACTGCAGCAGTGATGCTTAATCCGGAAAATAATGCCACAATTGAGAAGTTAAAGCAACAACATATTGCCCAGGATCAAAgggaaatttttcaaaatggtcaGATATTGGACCCAACAGTTGAGGAGAAGTGTGTGCCATCATGTATGGAGAACCATGTTTCAATTTCCTCCGAAATTGAGTTGGATACAACTTTTACTGCTGAATTATTTGATAGTCATGATAACCCGAAGGGTTGTGAAGTTACTATTGTTGATGCAGCTTGCCAGCAACATGTGCAAAATGGTACATCTGTGCTAAAGGACCAAGAGTATACATCAGGATCAAAGGTAGAAGATTTTGGGGGTGTGAAGGAAGAAGCCAAAGACGCTAGTATTTGTTCTACCTACTCAAGGAGCAAGATAAGTCTACGTGGTAGAAAGAGGAAGAGTGGAACATCTTATCCAGGTTTGGCGAGGAAGCGTAAGAAGGGAAGTGCTGAATTTGCTGTTTCAGAATCTCTAATAGGGGAAAATACTTTCACTGGTGAAAGAATGGAAGGAAATGGTGAAATGGAATTGAGAGAGAGTAAGGCTGAGATGGGTCCTGCTGTCCAGCAAAGCATATCTGAAGCTTCTGACACAACTGAAAAGGCAAAAGGGGATTGTGATGAAGTTGTGGATTGCTGTGGGGTGGCATATTTTGGAAAGGATTTCGAAGGATTGGAAGATGCAGATGGAGGTGCTGTTTGGGATATCTTCCGACGACAAGATGTTCCCAAGTTACAGGAATATCTTAGGAGACACTTCAGGGAGTTCAGGCATTTTCATTGTTGTCCATTGCAGCAG GTTGTGCACCCAATTCATGACCAAACATTTTATTTGACTCTGGAACACAAAAGGAGGCTCAAGGAGGAATATG GGATTGAGCCGTGGACTTTTGTGCAAAAACTTGGAGATGCAGTCTTTATTCCAGCTGGCTGTCCGCATCAATTTAGAAATCTGAAG